From Microbacterium rhizosphaerae:
GCGGTGCTGTACGTGTCGCTCCACTTCTTGTCGCCGGAGGAGATGTGCTTGTACCAGTCGGGGTCCTTGCCGAGGACGGTCGGGATGCCCGTGTACTGCAGGGCGAGCTGGCTCATCCACTCGCCGCCGCTCTGGATGGGGGTCCACCCGGCGTCCTTCAGCTTCTTCAGGTCCGCCTCGAACTCCTCCATGGTCTTGGGGGGCGCGGTGATCCCGGCATCCTGGAACGCCTTCTTGTTGTAGAAGATCGTGCCCTGCAGCTGGAAGCCGACGCCGGCGACGAGGTTCTTGCCGTCCATCTTGTACTGGTCGGCGAGCGGGCCCTTCTTCGCCCACGTGTACTTCGAGAGATCGACGAGTTCAGGTGCCAGGGTCGCGTTCGGTGTGAGCGTCTCGACGACGTCGGGGACATCGCCCGAGGCGAGCAGCGTGGGGAGGGTCTTTCCGACCCCGTTGACCGGCATCACGATCTTGACGGAGATGTTGGGGTTCGCCGCCTCGAACGGTCCGACGAGCGCGTTCCAGTACGCCTGAGTGAGGTTGGGGGTGATGTTGACGAGCATGCTGAGCTCGACCTTCTCCTGCGGCGCCTTGCTGGCGGGGGCGCTGCCGGCAGAGCTGCACCCTGTGAGGACGAGGCCGACAGCGGCGAGGCCGGCGGCCGCCGTCACAGTGAAACGGCGTGTGATCATCTTTGAACCTTCCGTGGTTTCGGATCCCCTTGGTGAGGAGCATCGCTAGATTACGATAATCGATAATCGTTGGCAAGCCTCTTATCGATAATCGGTGGGACGAATCTGGCGACGTCTGGATCGGCGATGAAGGCCGCGACGATGCCCCTCGCATGGAGGTGGCGTCGCAATGGGGCCGCAACATGCTACGTGGCTGAACCTGGGGTGGTCCTGTCAGGCCGGACGCCCTCTCGGGCTTCCCCGCCTCGATACTCGGCATCCTGGGGCGTGATCTCCGGTCAGCACCACCGGCGCCGCAGCCAGCGAACGCTCAAGCCGAACCACTCCGCGAAGGCCGGCGGTGCGACGGTTGCGCCCTCCCGTGGCCGCGCCAGCCCGAGGCCATGCGGTCCGTCCCGGAAGACGTGGAGTTCGAACTCCACACCCGCCTCGTCGAGGGCGGCGGCGAAGGCCAGCGTGTGCCTGACGGGAACGACGGCGTCCTCGCCGGTCGCGAAGAGGAACGTCGGCGGATTGCCGTTGCCGACGTGCGGGACGACAGGAGGGTACTCGCGCCCCGCACCCAGGGTGATGTCCGTCGTGATGGCGTACCCGAGAAGAAGCGCATCGGGTCGGTTCGTTCCGACCGTCCCGAGCGAGGCTGCGAGGTGGCCTCCCGCGGAGAATCCGATCATCGCGAGCCGGCGCGGCGCGACTCCCCACTCGTCGGCATGGAGACGGATCTCGGCGACCGCCGCTTCGGCGTCTTCGAGCGCCTGCGCGAAGGTCGCCTCGGCACCCACGCTGTAGTGCAGGACGAACGCGTGGAACCCTTCGGCGAGGTAGGCGAGTGCCACGGGCTCGGCTTCGCCCGGGCTCAGCGTCATGTACCCGCCGCCGGGAACGACGAGCACGGAACCTGTCGATGCGCCGCGACCCGCGTCGGAGAGGAAGCCCGTGAGGCGTGCGCCGTTGACTCCGATCGTCTGCGTGAAGTGATTCACCGCTCGGCGCCGCCGCGCCGGCCGCGGCCCGTCGCTGCGGAGTCCGGGCGGCGATCGCGCACGTGGCCTCCGGTCGCGTGGAGCCGGAACAGGTCGGCCGCCTGCTCGGGCACGCCTCCTTCGAGAACCTCCAGCAGATCGCGGTGCGACTCCGCGACGGTGTTCCAGTCGCCGGAATAGTCGGGGTCCGACAGCACGTGGAGCGACCGCAGGCTCGGCTCGATGATGTCCCACATCCGCGGGAGGTGGCTGTTGCCGCTCGCGACGATGACCGCGCGATGGAATTCGAAGTCGAACTCGCGGAAGGCTGTCACATCATTGCGCGCGGCAGACTCCGCCATCCGGTCGATGAGCGTTTCGAGCGCCATACGGGTCGCAGAATCCAGTCGACCGCAAGCGCACCGCCCCGCGAGCTCCTCGAGGGTCACCCTCGCGACCTTGGCCTGCTCTGCTTCGTCCCGCGAGTAGTCGGCGACGAAGCTGCCGTGATGGCGCACCTGTTGGACGAGCCCTTCGTGGGTGAGGCGCTTCAGCGCCTCGCGCACCGGGGACTGGCTGACCTTCAGCTGTCGCGCCAGCTGGGATTCGACGAGCTGCTCGCCCGGACGAAGCGTGGAATCCCGGATCATGCCCTTGACCAACGAGTAGATCTGATCGGACAGCAGGCCCTTGTCGAGGTCGGGCAGTCGAGCGGCAAGGTCGGGCATTTCGCTACCCTACCCGATAATCGACTATCGCTAGCGAAACGTCCGGCGTGGCTCGTCGACGAGATGGATGGCGAGGCGGGCCGCGAATCGATTATCGATTGACAGTGCTTCTCCGGATCACCACAATGGGATCCCATGACTTTCGCACCCGACCGGGATCGCCTCTTCCCGGTCGATCCCGCCACCCGAAGCCGGGCGCGCGACCTCCATGCGAGCGTCGCGGACCTGCCGATCATCTCCCCCCACGGTCATGTCGATCCCCGCATCCTGGTGGAGGACCGCGCCTTCGACAACGCCGCCGATCTCCTCATCCGCGATGACCACTATGTGACGAGGCTGATGCACTCGGCCGGGATCGGACTCGAGCGTCTCGGCGTCTCGCCGCATGACGGCATGGCCGCCCGCCCGCGCGAGGTGTGGCGAACATTCTCCGAGAACTGGGACCTCTACACGGGGACGGCCTCCGGATATTGGCTGCGCTCCATCCTCGCCGAGCAGTTCGGTCTCAGCGAGCATCCGTCGTCGGCCAACGCGGATGCGGTGTTCGATGAGATCGGCGCGCGTCTGGCCGAGCCATCGTTCCGGCCCCGCGCGCTCTTCCGCACATATGGCATCGAGCTTCTCGCGACGACGGACGACCCGATGGACGATCTCGCCCCGCACGCCATGCTCGCCGCGGATCCCGCCTTCGGCGGCCGCGTGGTTCCCACGTTTCGACCGGACGCCTACCTTGCGCCCACGTCCCCGGGCTGGGCGCAGCGCGTCTCGCGACTGTCGGAATGGAACGGCACCCGCGACACCGACTACGCCGGGTACCTGTCCGCGCTCGAGGGTCGGCGTGCCTATTTCATCCAGCACGGTGCCGTCTCCGCCGACCACGGTGTTGCGCAGCCCCGGGCGATCGAACTGGATGCCTCCGATGCCGCGCGCCTCTTCGAGAAGGCACATGCCGGCACCATCACGACGGACGAGGCGAGCGTCTTCTCCGCACACATGCTGTTCGAGATGGCGCGGATGAGCACCCGCGACGGTCTCGTCATGACCGTGCATCCGGGTGTGTTCCGAAACCACGATCACGAGACGTTCACGAGGTTCGGCCCCGATTCCGGGCACGACATCCCGGTCGCCACGGAGTATGTGAACGCGCTGCGGCCGCTGCTCAACCGCTTCGGCAACACCCCGGATTTCCACCTCGTGCTCTTCAGCGTCGACGAGACGACCTACTCCCGCGAGATCGCTCCACTCGCCGGCTACTACCCCGCGGTCTTCATCGGTGCGCCGTGGTGGTTCCTCGACGCCCCCGACGCCGGTCTCCGGTTCCGGGCCGCGGTCACGGAGACCGCGGGCTTCTCCCGCGGGTCGGGGTTCATCGACGACACGCGCGCATTCATGTCGATTCCCGTCCGGCACGACATGTCGCGGCGACTGGATGCGGCCTTCCTCGCCCGACTGGTCGGGGAAGGCCGCATCGACCAGCCCCAGGCCGAACGGACGATCGTGGATCTCGTGGATGCGCAGCCGCGGAGGGTGTTCAAGCTGTGAGTGTGGAGACCGTCCGGCCCCGCATCTCCAGCCGCGCCGTCGAGAAGGCGCCCGTCCGGATCGCGCACCTCGGGCTCGGAGCTTTCCACCGTGCGCACCAGGCGTGGTACACGGCGCATGCCGCCGGCGACCCGTGGGGGATCGCGGCATTCACCGGCCGGTCGCCGGCGGTGGCACAGGTTCTGGCGGCGCAGGACTGCGTCTACACCGTCATCGAGCGCGGCGCCGAGGGTGATCGTGCGGAGATCGTCGAATCGATCGTCGAGGCTCACGACGGAGCCGACGTGTCGGCCTGGAGGAGCACGATCGCATCTCCCGATGTCGCGGTCGTCACCCTCACGGTCACCGAGGCCGGCTATGCCCGGGGCTCGACCCCGCCGCGCCGACTGGTCGAGGGGCTCGCGGCGCGTCGAGCGGCGGACGGCGGCCCCGTGTCGATCGTCAGCTGCGACAACCTGCCGGGCAACGGGCAGGCGATGCGCGCTGCCATCGACGCCCTCGCCGACCTCGACCTCGCCGGCTGGATCGACGCCAACGTGGCGTTCGTGGACACCATGGTGGATCGGATCACGCCATCCGTCACAGCTGCGGACAGCACTGCGGCGCTGGCGCTCACGGGAGCGCTCGACGAGGCGCCGGTGGTCACCGAGCCCTTCTCCGAATGGATTCTCGCGGGCGACTTTCCCGCGGGTCGTCCGGCATGGGAGACGGCCGGCGCGCGCTTCGTGGCAGATGCCACGCCGTACGAAGAGAGAAAGCTGTGGCTGCTCAACGCGGCGCACTCGCTCCTGGCATATGCCGGGTCCGGTCGGGGATTCGACTCGATCGACGAGGCGTTCGCGGACGACGAGCTGAACGCGATGACCGAGCAGCTCTGGGCTGAGCAGCGTGCCGTCCTCTCGCTCGGCGACGAGGAGATCGACTCCGCACTCGCCGCGCTGCGCGAGCGATTCGCCAACCCCCGGATTCGCCACTCACTGCAGCAGATCGCGCAGATGGGCGCACTCAAGCTCCCCGTCCGGATCCTCGATCCGATGCGGCGTCGTGAAGAGCGGGGGCTCGGGCACGGGGCTGCTCAGCGGGCGACGATCGCCGCGTGGGCCGACCACCTCGTGCGTTTCGACCCCGCCGACGCTGCCTCGGCCGCCATCGCCCGACTCCTCGCGCGCAATCCGCGCGCGGAGCCGGTCGACCTCATCATCGACACCCTCACAACGGAGCAGCACGCATCATGATCATCGACAAAGCCGACGTCATCGTCACGAGCCCGGGACGCAACTTCGTGACACTCAAGCTCACCACGGACGACGGCCTGACCGGCCTGGGCGACGCGACGCTGAACGGGCGCGAGCTCGCCGTGGTCGCCTACCTCAGGGACCATGTCGTGCCGCTGCTGATCGGCGCCGATGCGTCGAGGATCGAGGACACGTGGCAGTTCCTCTACCGCTCCGCCTACTGGCGCCGCGGACCCGTGACGATGGCCGCCATCGCGGCGGTCGACATGGCGCTGTGGGACATCAAGGGCAAGGCCGCGGGGATGCCGGTCTACCAGCTGCTGGGAGGAGCCAGCCGCCGTGGCCTGATGGCTTACGGTCACGCGTCGGGGAAGGATCTGCCCGAGCTGTTCGACTCGATCCACGCCCACCTGGAGCTGGGGTACCGGTCGATCCGGGTGCAGACCGGTGTGCCGGGTCTGAAGGCGATCTACGGCATCGCGTCGCAGCACAGTGAGGCCGAGGACTCCCGCGGACGCTACGACTACGAGCCGGCGCATCGCGGCGCCCGCCCCGTCGAGGAGGACTGGGACACGCGCGCGTACCTGACGCACCTGCCGGGTGTGTTCGAGGCCGTCCGCAACGAGTTCGGCCCCGACCTCCCGCTGCTGCACGACGGGCACCACCGGATGACGCCGATCCAGGCCGCGCGGCTCGGCAAGGCGCTCGAGCCGTACGACCTGTTCTGGCTCGAGGACTGCACGCCCGCCGAGAACCAGGAGGCGCTGCGCCTGGTGCGTCAGCACACCACCACCCCGCTGGCGATCGGCGAGGTGTTCAACACGGTGTGGGACTTCAAGGACCTCATCCGGGAGCAGCTGATCGACTACGTCCGCGGCGCGGTGACCCACATGGGCGGCATCACCGCGCTGAAGAAGACGCTCGAGTACGCCGCGATGTACCAGATCAAATCCGGCATGCACGGCCCCACCGACATCTCCCCGGTGGGCATGGCCGCCGCGATGCATCTCGGGCTCGCGATCCACAACTTCGGCATCCAGGAGTACATGCAGCACGGGCCGAAGACCGACCAGGTCTTCGAGCAGTCCTTCACCTGGCGTGACGGGATGCTGCACCCCGGCGACCAGCCCGGCCTGGGCGTCGAGCTGAACCTCGACGAGGCCGGGAAGTACCCGTACGAGCGGGCCTACCTGCCCTACAACCGGCTCAAGGACGGCACCGTCCACGACTGGTGAGCCCGAAGCCGAACCCGAACCGGCCGCGCAAGATTCCGCGGGAATGTGGAGGGGCTGACGGGAATCGAACCCGCGCTGTCTGCTTGGGAAGCAGAAGTTCTGCCATTGAACTACAGCCCCGTTGCCTTGAGATCACCGGGATCGAAGGTTCCCATCAAGGCGATGGTTCACCGTGGCGTACCAGCGGCGATGGCATCCGACTGCTCGGCGCCACGTCCCATACTACCGATCGGATGACGTGCACCAAGTTCGGCGGCGATGGGCGGATGCCGCGTGCCGCCCCCCGAGGGAAGCGGCACGCGGCATCCGTCATCCGCTAGTTCAGGAAGGAGAACATCGCCGTGTGCGTCGTCCCGTCGACGAGCGTCAACGAGAGCGTCGCGCACGTGCCCGCCCAGGACTTGTTCGTCTTCCAGACGTACGTGTACTGGTCGGTGGTGGGGTCGTACTGCAGGCTGCTGGCCCCAGCCGTGAGGGTCTGCTCGATCGCGTCGACCTGCGCCGACGGCGAGCATGCGCCGAAGGAGACAGACGGCGAGCCGGCAGCCAGCACCGCTGTGCCCTGATCACCGCCCAGACTGAACTTCACCGGAACCGCACTGCCGGCCTTGACGCTGTTCACGACGTCGCCCGTGTTCACCGGGGCGGCGAAGCCCGACCAGGCGTACACGACCGAGTACGTGCAGTTCACTGCCGCCGACGCATTCCCCGCATTGTCGAGGGCCGTGCCGGCCGGAGCGACGGCCGTCTTCGATCCCACGCTGGAGGTATCCAGCGCGATCGAGCCGCCGGCGGGTGTCGCCAGGCCCGAACCGTCCGCTTCATCCGCCGCCGTCCAGGTGGCGTCGGCCGATGTCCCGAGCACGACGGCATCGCTCGGGCACGTCAGCGCCACGACCGGGGCGGTGACGTCGACCCGCGTGAGCGTCCAGAAGTGGTCGGCTGTGGCAGCATCCGTCGCCGTCGTGGTGCCCGACGATCCGGTCGCCGCGACCACAGTGCCGTTGCGTCCGGCGCCCGACGAGTCGACCAGCGTCGTCCCGCCGGTCTCGTCGAACGCGTAGTGCACGACATCCCCGGCGCCGGCCTGTCCGCCTGCAAGCGCACCCACCTCTGCAGCGGACAGCGCTCGGTCGTAGATGTTGAAATCATCGACGGCTCCGTTGAGCGCGGGGTCGCCGCCGTACTGCGACTTGCCGAGGTAGTTCCTCGTGCTCTGGCCGAACGCGGACGGGTGCACGGTCATGGCCGTGTTGGTCGCAACGACCTGGCCGTTCACATACATGGTGCCCGTCGTGCCCGCGACGGTGACGGTGACGAGCGACCACTGGTTGAGCGGCAGCGTCTTCGGGTTGGTGCTGTTGAGGCGCTGCTCGCCTCCGGCGCCGCCGGTCGTGATGGCGAAGCGCAGCTCCGATCCGTCGTTCGTGGTCAGGAACATGCTGGCGTTGCTGCTCGAGCCGATGTCGAACACGCGCTGCCACGAGGCGTTGCCGGCGGGGTTGACCCAGGCGGACACCGTGTAGTCGCCGGTCAGGCTGCTCACCGCGCCGGTCGGCAGCGTCGCGTAGGCGTTGCTGTTGCAGAACGACAGCGCCGTGCCGATCCTGCCGGGCTGACGCGCTCCCGTCGCCGTGCATCCCGACGTGATCGATCCGTCGGTCCACTGGATGACCTGAGCTCCGTCCGTCTTGCTCATCCCGGTGACCGAGAGCACCCGGCCGGTGCCGTCGTTCGCGAGGCGGTAGTGCCCCTTGCCGTCGGGCACGAGCTGCCACAGCTGGCTGTCGGCGCCCGTGTCGGCGCTCAGCACCGCAGATGCTCCATTGGACGTCGAGGCGCCCTGCACGTCGAGGACCCGGCCGTCGATCATGCTCACGACCTTGTACAGGCCGGACCCCGCCGCGACGAGCTTCCAGGTCTGGTCGGTGACGCCGCCACCCGCCTGTGCGGCCTGCTGCTGAACGGAGTCGCCTGCGGTCAGCTGGAGTCCGCTGTTCAGGTTGGCGATGGTGTACGTCCCGGCCAGCGACGCGGGGTTGCCCGCGGGGGTGACCACGAGGTGGTAGCCGTACGCCGGGTTCATCACGATCGGCACGCTGATCGAGCCGTCGTCGCCGACCTGGTAGGTGGTGTCGGAGACGGTGATCGGCGCGGCCACCGCGACGGTGCGACCGTAGGTGGGTGTGTAGTCGACCTTCACGTTCACCGTGGAGCCGAGCGCCAGCTTGTCGAGACCCGCGACCTTCACCGCTGCGGGGCCGGATGCGCCACCCGTGATGACGTCGAGTTCCTTCTTGTCGGACGTCACGGATGCGGCCGCGTCGAAGTTGTTGTTGCCGGGCGGTGTCGTGGCGACCATGTCGCCCGACATGTCGGCGTACCACTTGTACAGCCAGTAGGCGCCGTTCGGGTTGCCGCCCTGACCCGTCAGGAGATCGCCCAGCGCTCCCGACTGGTTCCAGAAGGCGAGCTCAGCGGTGTGGATGCCGAGCCGTTCGAACTTCGCGATGTAGCCGACCAGCGAGCCGGGGATGCCGACCTCGGCAGGGGCCGCATACTCTTCGATGTCGATCGGACGGCGGGCGATGCCCAGTGCGTCTTCCATCGCCTGCACCTTGGCCACGTCGCCGGCGATCTTCGACGACGTCTCGAGCTCATGCCAGGCGAGGATGTCGGGCACGGTATTGGTGGCGACCGCGTTGTTCAGGAAGTTCTGCATGTCGCCGATGTTGTCCGAGAAGCTCGGACCCTGGATCGGGGTCGTCGGATCGAGGCTCCGGATCAGGTTGTACGTGTGGGTCCAGAAGTCCTCGAAAGTGCCGTTGCTCGTCTTCCAGGTGTTGTCGGACTCGTTCCAGATCGCATAGGCCGCGAGATTGCTCATCCCGGATGCCTGCACCTGCTGCACTTGCTGCGTGACGACCTGGTCCCAGTTCGACCAGCTGAACTGGTAGGGCCACCCGGCGTAGTAGTCGGAGAGACGGTCGACGACCTTTGCGCCCACGTTGGCCGCCTTCTGCCACGTCTGCCCGATGTCGCCGGAACCCTGTTGTCTGCCGCCGATCGGCATCATGACGAACTCACTGGGCTTGATCGCCTGTACGAGGCTGTCTGAGGGCGTGGTGGCGTTCGCCAGGCCGTAGAGCGAGCCCGTTGCGACGTGCGAGACAGAGCGGAACGGCTGATCTGCATGGACGACGATCGTGTTGGCCGCAGCGGGGGCCGCCGCGGCGGGCGCGGCGGTCGCGGCCAGGCCCGCAAGCGCCAGCCCCGAGACGGCCGCAAGCGCGGCCGTCGTACGTGCAGCGCGTGACGCCGCGTGGGCGTTCGGCGGGGCCGGCCGACGCCATGCGCTCCGCTGCCCCCCAGATCCAGTCTTCGATGACATGAGAGATTCGACTCCGATTCCACAGGGTTGGTGAGTGAGATCAGCCGTCGAACCGGTTCGCCAGTGAATCGCGCCGAATCGCACGTGCTTCGAGGGAGATGCGGGGACGAGGACTGATCGCGGGAGCACGCTAACAGGGCGCGAAGACGCCGGTCAAGGAAAATGTCGAACCGGTTCGAAGAGAGTCGAACCGTGTGGGACGCGTCTGCGCTCAGAGCCGGCCGGCGCGGTGCGCTCTTGGAGCGACCCTGCGGCCGGCGCGGGCCGGGCTGCGGGCATCGCCAAGAAAAGCTGTGTGACCAGGGAAAAACTGCACGGCTCATGTGTCCGCGTCTGTCGGTGGCTCGCGCCGACGTCACCGCTGCGCGCGACGAGGCTCTCGCGGCCGTGGTCGGCAGTATCCACCGCGCCTATCGCCGGCGTCCTCTTGTGATGGCCGACGAATTAGTTGTACCGTGTGATCGAACCGGTTCGACACAAAATCGGCGGCGTCGGCATGAGCGCGGACGCCGTGAGGAAGAGATGCGAGGGAGCGTCAGATGCGTGAACATCACACCGGCCATGACAACACCGAGGCGGTGGTCCCGTCATGAACCTCGAGCGAAGGTCGATCCAGCGGGTTGCGGCGATCGGCGCCGCCGCCGTCCTCGGCCTGATCGGATCCACGGTCGCCACGGCGGGCGCGGTCGCCGACACGGCGGCGGCATCCACGTCTCTGACAGTGGACCTGTCGACCGTGACGGGCCCGTCGACCGGGGTCGGTCAAGGCATCCTCTACGGGATCACGCAAGACGGGTCACAGCCGGGCGACGAGTACGTCAAGCCGCTGAACCTCAACGCATTCCGTGGGGGTGGCTGGTTCTCCGGCGGCTGGGCGACGGACGGATACACGTACGGGCCCGCGACCCATGCCGAGGTGACGGCGATCATCGACCAGGCGAAGCGCCTGAAGGCATCGTCGCAGAACCCGGCCGGCTTTCAGTACCAAGTCCTGCTCAGCGACCTGTGGGGGTCGACCGGCGGGCGCGGGACGCAAGCGGCTCAGCATGTCTGCAACGCCGGCGACTGCTCCAACTGGCTGCAGTTCATCGATGACACGGTGGCAGATCTTCAGGCGTCGGGGATCGATTTCACCTACGACATCTGGAACGAGTCGGACTTGTCGATCTTCTGGGGCGCCGGTGCGGTGACGCCGCAGTACTTCCAGATGTGGGACAGCGCATACAACGAGCTGCGCAAGATCGCCCCGGGCGCTGCCATCGCGGGTCCGTCGTTCGCGTTCACGCCGGCACGCAATCCGCAGGAGTGGACGTCGTTCTTCGCGCACGTGAAGGCCGCGAACACCGTTCCTGATTGGATCACGAACCACGACGAGGGCGATGTGGACGATCCGGTGACGGTGGCCCAGGACATCCGGGCAGACCTGACCGAAGCGGGGCTCCCGCAGTTGCCTCTGTCCGCCAACGAATACCAGCCGGCCGACCGCGGCAACGCCGGAGTCACCGCCTGGTATCTGGACCGGTTCGCCCAGTCGACCTACTCGACGGCGATGCGCGGCAATTGGAGCTGCTGCATGGTCCCGAACCTGACGGGACTGCTCACCCACACGCAGACCGGTTGGGCACCCACCGGCAACTGGTGGGCGATGCGCACCTATGCGCAGATGACCGGATCCCTGGTGCAGACATCCCAGCAGGTGGATTCGATGGCCATCACGGCCGCGAAGGATCCGTCCAAGGGACAGGCCATCGCCTTGCTGGGTGACGTCAACGGGTACACGGGCAGTGCGTCGGTGACGTTCACAGGGCTCGACTCCGCCGCCTATCTGGTGCGGGAAGGCCAGGTGCACGCCACGGTCTACCGGATGCCGGACGGCGGTGCTCTCTACGCGCCGATGGTGGAGTCCAGTGGCGATCTGCCGGTCGCTCCCGACGGTTCGGTGACCGTTCCGACGCAGTTCGTCGGCGCGCACGATGCGGTCGCGGTGTTCCTCTCCTGGACCGACCCGCAGACGACGGTCATCCATGCGCCTGACCAACTGATCGCCGGCACCTCCTACGACGTTCCGGTGACCTTCACGAACGGCAGCGAGTCGCAGGATACACAGGTGCAGACATCCCTCGCGGTCACCGCGGACGACCCGGCGGATGCCGCGGGAATCACGGTGGACTGCGTGCCGGGCGGAGGGGCCGCCTGTGCCGTCGTCAGCCACCTGGCCCCGGGCGAGTCGGCGACGGCGATGTTCCATGTGGTCGTGCCGCCCGGCACTCCGTCCGTGGCATATCGACTCGTCGCGACCACCGACCTCGTCAACCGAGGGCACATGACGGTGAGCAACTCGGCTGACGTCGTCTCGCCCTGCGCACTCGGCGCCGACTGCGAGGCGGAGAACGGTCAGCTGGCAGGCGGGGCCTGCCTCGCGACGGATCATCCCGGCTATACCGGGGCGGGCTTCGTGGCGTGCCTCACGAGCGTCGGGGCGAGCGTGACCCCGCAGTTCGGGGTGCCGACCGCCGGCACCTACACTCTGGATCTGCGCTATGCCGCAGGGCCGGATGGTCCCTCGGCCCAGCTCGATCGCACGGCGACGGTGACGGCGGGCGGCGTCTCGCAGCAGGTCGTGCTGCCGAAGACCGGGAGCTGGAACACCTGGGCCGACGCCACGGTCACGGTGACCCTGCCGGCCGGTGTCGACGACATCACGGTGGCGTACAACAAGACCGATCGCGGGTGGTTCAACCTGGACCACATGGTGCTGACCCAGTAGGTCCGCACGGTCGACGAGTGGATGACTCGCTGCAGGCGTACAGCGAGTCATCCGCCCGATCCGCAGCAACGCCCAGCGGGGCGACATCGTCGAAACGCTGGGCGTCGGCGCGTCTTCGACACGTGACCACCATGCGCCCGGGCTGCCCCGCCGATGTCGGCCGTGGAACAATGTGGCGAACGGGGAGGAGGCCGCGATGGCTGCGACGATCGGCGATGTCGCCCGGCTTGCGGGTGTCTCGCGCAGCACGGTCTCGTACGCACTGACCGGCAAGCGGTCGATCTCCGAGGACACCCGTGCCCGCATCCAGGAGGCGATCGAGGAGCTGGGCTTCACGCCGAACGCAGGAGCGCGTGCGTTGGCGACCTCGCAGACGAACGTGCTCGGGCTCTACCTGCAGTTCGAAGAGGACGAGTTCGCGCCGGCGATGCTGCAGTACGTGCTGCCGGTGTCCTCCGAGGCTCGCGAGCACGGCTACGACCTGCTGATGGTCACGGACCCCGACCTGGAGGGCGCCGTCCGCAGGACGACGTCGTCTGCCATGGTCGACGGCGTCGTCCTGCTGGACGTGACCTTCGACGATCCGCGATTGGGCCCTCTCCGGGAGGCGACGCAGCCTGCCGTGCTCATCGGCTACGCACGCAACGGTGAGGGATTCGACTCGTTCGACCTGGACTTCGGCGAGGCCGCCCGCATGGCGGTCGACCATCTGGGGACGCTGGGCCACCGCGATCTGGCGCTCATCACTCCGCCTCGCCACGTCTACGAGCGGGGCGGATCGTACGCGTGGCGCTTCCGCGACGCCGCGATCGAGCGCGCGGCGCGCTACGGGATGCGGATCACGACGCACTACGGCGACTCCCGGCAGCCGGGTATCGAGGCCGTCTTGGACCGGGCTCTCTCCGACGATTCGAGTCCGACCGCGCTGATCCTCCACAACGATGCGACGCTCGCCGCCCTGCCGAGCTACTTGAACGCGCGGGGGATCAGCTCTCCGGGCGATCTGTCGGTCGTGGGATTGTTCTCGCATGAGTTCGGCCAGGCCTTCTCACTGCCGTTCACATCCATCGAGACCTCCCCCGACCAGCTGGGCCGACAGGCGGTGCTGCAGCTCCTGAAGCGTCTGGCCGGCGGCGGTTCGCTGGAGGCGCCGCGCGCACGGTTCGTCGAGCCGATCCTCGTGGACCGCGGCAGCACCCGGTCCGCGCTCTGAGCACGGGCCGGACACGCGCCGTGCCAGCCCGGCGCCGGTAATCGAACCGCTTCGATGAGTGATCTCGCCCCGCTTCGATAATCGAACCGGTTCGACTTGCGCGGCTCCGAAATGCTCGCTACATTGATCGAACCGGTTCGACGGAGAGGAGGTACGGTGGCTGTCACGATCACCGATGTGGC
This genomic window contains:
- a CDS encoding ABC transporter substrate-binding protein, translated to MITRRFTVTAAAGLAAVGLVLTGCSSAGSAPASKAPQEKVELSMLVNITPNLTQAYWNALVGPFEAANPNISVKIVMPVNGVGKTLPTLLASGDVPDVVETLTPNATLAPELVDLSKYTWAKKGPLADQYKMDGKNLVAGVGFQLQGTIFYNKKAFQDAGITAPPKTMEEFEADLKKLKDAGWTPIQSGGEWMSQLALQYTGIPTVLGKDPDWYKHISSGDKKWSDTYSTAVKRYASWVKDGYIPADAVGVKYADAEASFLAGKAAMYPMGAWFSAAEAKATSKPEIGVFAAPAESGVKTPAQIANMANPYIIMKASKHQDAAAKLVEYLVTDKAAVISQLQADGNFRTGYEYKTTPLGDELQKIIADTPAKAFTPSGDGYGERTVAPGYNAELNTEAQALMTGESADAMLKAMDDWFAAQ
- a CDS encoding alpha/beta hydrolase; this translates as MNHFTQTIGVNGARLTGFLSDAGRGASTGSVLVVPGGGYMTLSPGEAEPVALAYLAEGFHAFVLHYSVGAEATFAQALEDAEAAVAEIRLHADEWGVAPRRLAMIGFSAGGHLAASLGTVGTNRPDALLLGYAITTDITLGAGREYPPVVPHVGNGNPPTFLFATGEDAVVPVRHTLAFAAALDEAGVEFELHVFRDGPHGLGLARPREGATVAPPAFAEWFGLSVRWLRRRWC
- a CDS encoding GntR family transcriptional regulator, which produces MPDLAARLPDLDKGLLSDQIYSLVKGMIRDSTLRPGEQLVESQLARQLKVSQSPVREALKRLTHEGLVQQVRHHGSFVADYSRDEAEQAKVARVTLEELAGRCACGRLDSATRMALETLIDRMAESAARNDVTAFREFDFEFHRAVIVASGNSHLPRMWDIIEPSLRSLHVLSDPDYSGDWNTVAESHRDLLEVLEGGVPEQAADLFRLHATGGHVRDRRPDSAATGRGRRGGAER
- the uxaC gene encoding glucuronate isomerase, which codes for MTFAPDRDRLFPVDPATRSRARDLHASVADLPIISPHGHVDPRILVEDRAFDNAADLLIRDDHYVTRLMHSAGIGLERLGVSPHDGMAARPREVWRTFSENWDLYTGTASGYWLRSILAEQFGLSEHPSSANADAVFDEIGARLAEPSFRPRALFRTYGIELLATTDDPMDDLAPHAMLAADPAFGGRVVPTFRPDAYLAPTSPGWAQRVSRLSEWNGTRDTDYAGYLSALEGRRAYFIQHGAVSADHGVAQPRAIELDASDAARLFEKAHAGTITTDEASVFSAHMLFEMARMSTRDGLVMTVHPGVFRNHDHETFTRFGPDSGHDIPVATEYVNALRPLLNRFGNTPDFHLVLFSVDETTYSREIAPLAGYYPAVFIGAPWWFLDAPDAGLRFRAAVTETAGFSRGSGFIDDTRAFMSIPVRHDMSRRLDAAFLARLVGEGRIDQPQAERTIVDLVDAQPRRVFKL
- a CDS encoding mannitol dehydrogenase family protein, with the protein product MSVETVRPRISSRAVEKAPVRIAHLGLGAFHRAHQAWYTAHAAGDPWGIAAFTGRSPAVAQVLAAQDCVYTVIERGAEGDRAEIVESIVEAHDGADVSAWRSTIASPDVAVVTLTVTEAGYARGSTPPRRLVEGLAARRAADGGPVSIVSCDNLPGNGQAMRAAIDALADLDLAGWIDANVAFVDTMVDRITPSVTAADSTAALALTGALDEAPVVTEPFSEWILAGDFPAGRPAWETAGARFVADATPYEERKLWLLNAAHSLLAYAGSGRGFDSIDEAFADDELNAMTEQLWAEQRAVLSLGDEEIDSALAALRERFANPRIRHSLQQIAQMGALKLPVRILDPMRRREERGLGHGAAQRATIAAWADHLVRFDPADAASAAIARLLARNPRAEPVDLIIDTLTTEQHAS